In Runella sp. SP2, the genomic window CGCCCGCGGCGCGTTTGCCCGAAAGTGCCAAGTTTTTATCGTCAGCCCCCACGTTATCGGTATGCCCCGTCAACGACAGCTTTTTATCTTTGTGCGTAGCTAGGTATTTTTTAGCTTCATCCAAAAACTTCTCATTGTCGGGTGTATGGATGTAATCAGAACTTCCCGTTTTGAAGTACAAATCCATTGGTTTAAAAACATCCTCGTATTTTTCGGCGGCGGCCAGCGCTTCTTCTGATTTTGGAAGGGCAAGGCTATCAAAACCAAATTCCATTCCGTGTGTAGAATCATCGACGCTAAACTGCAAATCAATCATCCTACTTGCCGTTTGGAGCTGCGCTGCTGGCACACCTGCATCAACAAGATACTTCTTGAGTGCATCAGCACGGGCCAAACCCAAATCGGGAAAAGTAGTGTTGTTTTGCTCAATAGACGCATACAAGCCCGTGACGGTCAGTTTTCGACCTGGGTTT contains:
- a CDS encoding OmpA family protein, producing the protein MTTAPTYVNPPLSIVDGAQLNLSSPLNFGFKKSVVDPNYTNVKKELDSLAAYLKANPGRKLTVTGLYASIEQNNTTFPDLGLARADALKKYLVDAGVPAAQLQTASRMIDLQFSVDDSTHGMEFGFDSLALPKSEEALAAAEKYEDVFKPMDLYFKTGSSDYIHTPDNEKFLDEAKKYLATHKDKKLSLTGHTDNVGADDKNLALSGKRAAGVKSAFVKFGIAADQLSTEAKGETQPKASNDTPEGRKANRRVSIVVQ